In Nerophis ophidion isolate RoL-2023_Sa linkage group LG12, RoL_Noph_v1.0, whole genome shotgun sequence, a single window of DNA contains:
- the LOC133562866 gene encoding tripartite motif-containing protein 14-like — protein sequence MGSLLATAAFTCPLCRHVTKTPVILECKHRFCQRCIGDLWSVCPSGPYKCPGWGCSTSYSTLPFDRSLLWPHKSSPKAPTSSNLDTSSHALNTDSPLRRSSIDSRPFGKRKASTPVLKEPDTKRPATCDISDDVQTPKHSSSDTAGQLRNGKATINGMNSESNEPACDYSGDDVTQHTSELSQHEEADRISTSDTDCRTEADLCDASLLATENHSLTKKPSSPANLQSFTTASTSQESVSPASKSITPMSTKHAAASPIKIRVFSEPEHRNTSLVPCHYCPKMVRQLAVKTCLVCGASMCAKHLRPHMESSVFQSHTLVPPTVDISFWKCDEHQELNRIYCRLCAVCVCTLCTAIGSHRNHVCISTRDAEMEIRDNLTEEIKQLVVAKQQVKGRMTELTRMKETAQALLSDSRAGVEEQYATILGALRQEEQAALQVVEEEESRVVEVLGKKLDNLQNSLQSIQQGLETLEALANSKGGHKLLKDQAFLFEYSKVAQLDTESCVDQLEAPEQVDEVRLKCLQKWTQKRVDNVVITELNKDRELYKLLYGTVPTLDADTAHPKLRLFDNRKVTYSEIQEDYTQQESRFSSFPQVLACHALEVGRWYWEVAVTADQGSWKVGVCEGLMERKSPTDSSHLGHNRSSWCLAYDRGKLEVLHNKVATPVIADKMQRVGVFLDFEEDTLTFFNVTPGGSLVLMHSYKHSFALPLYPALYVSKTRLAFCTLF from the exons ATGGGATCCTTGTTAGCAACTGCGGCCTTCACCTGTCCTCTCTGTCGCCACGTCACAAAGACTCCCGTCATCCTCGAGTGCAAGCACCGCTTCTGTCAGCGGTGTATCGGGGACTTGTGGAGTGTTTGCCCGTCCGGGCCCTACAAGTGTCCCGGATGGGGGTGCAGCACCAGCTACAGCACGCTGCCCTTCGACAGATCTTTGTTATGGCCGCACAAAAGCAGCCCGAAGGCTCCGACCTCCAGCAATCTCG ACACATCCAGTCATGCTTTAAACACTGATTCCCCGTTGAGGAGGTCTTCAATCGACAGCCGACCCTTTGGCAAGAGAAAGGCGAGCACACCGGTTCTAAAGGAACCTGACACCAAACGGCCAGCTACCTGCGACATATCGGATGACGTCCAGACTCCAAAACATTCCTCCTCCGACACGGCAGGACAACTCCGCAATGGGAAGGCAACCATTAACGGGATGAACTCTGAATCGAACGAGCCCGCGTGTGATTATTCCGGTGACGATGTGACACAACACACAAGTGAGCTGTCACAACATGAAGAAGCAGATAGAATCAGTACCAGTGACACCGACTGCCGCACTGAAGCAGATTTATGTGACGCCTCTCTTCTTGCAACAGAAAATCATTCCTTGACAAAAAAACCTTCCTCGCCTGCCAACCTGCAATCATTCACTACAGCCTCAACTTCACAGGAATCGGTGTCTCCTGCTAGCAAGTCGATAACTCCGATGTCTACCAAGCATGCTGCAGCATCCCCGATCAAAATCAGGGTCTTCTCCGAGCCCGAGCACAGAAACACAAGCCTTGTGCCGTGCCATTATTGCCCCAAAATGGTGCGGCAGTTAGCCGTGAAGACCTGTTTGGTATGCGGGGCGTCCATGTGTGCAAAGCACCTGCGCCCACACATGGAGTCCTCCGTCTTCCAAAGCCACACCCTGGTTCCGCCCACCGTGGACATTTCTTTCTGGAAGTGCGACGAGCACCAGGAGCTCAACCGCATTTACTGTCGGCTGTGTGCTGTGTGCGTGTGCACTCTGTGCACCGCCATCGGCTCCCACCGCAACCACGTCTGCATCAGCACCAGGGATGCTGAGATGGAGATCAGA GATAATCTGACAGAAGAGATCAAACAGCTGGTCGTGGCCAAACAACAAGTCAAAGGCCGAATGACGGAATTAACTCGGATGAAAGAAACTGCCCAA GCTCTTTTGAGCGATTCGCGAGCTGGAGTGGAGGAGCAGTACGCCACAATCTTAGGTGCCCTGCGGCAAGAGGAGCAAGCAGCTCTTCAGGttgtggaggaggaggagagcaGAGTGGTGGAGGTTTTGGGGAAGAAACTAGACAACCTTCAGAACTCCCTGCAGTCCATCCAGCAAGGCCTGGAGACTTTGGAGGCACTGGCTAATTCTAAGGGGGGACACAAACTCCTCAAGGACCAGGCCTTCCTTttt GAGTATAGCAAGGTTGCACAACT TGACACGGAAAGTTGTGTGGATCAGCTGGAGGCTCCGGAGCAGGTGGATGAAGTTCGACTGAAATGTCTCCAGAAGTGGACGCAGAAGCGCGTGGACAATGTGGTCATCACTGAGCTGAACAAGGACCGAGAGCTATACAAGCTGCTTT ATGGCACGGTCCCCACTTTGGACGCAGACACAGCCCATCCCAAGCTGCGTCTGTTTGATAACAGGAAGGTGACCTACTCCGAGATCCAGGAGGACTATACGCAGCAAGAATCTCGCTTCAGTTCCTTCCCACAGGTGCTGGCTTGCCACGCCCTGGAAGTAGGTCGCTGGTACTGGGAAGTAGCTGTCACTGCGGACCAAGGCAGCTGGAAGGTGGGAGTCTGTGAGGGTTTAATGGAGAGGAAAAGTCCGACGGACAGCTCTCACTTGGGTCACAACCGGTCGTCATGGTGCCTGGCGTATGATCGGGGTAAGCTGGAAGTGCTGCACAACAAGGTGGCGACTCCTGTGATCGCAGACAAGATGCAGCGGGTAGGAGTGTTCCTTGACTTTGAGGAGGACACGCTGACGTTCTTTAATGTTACACCAGGGGGCAGTCTTGTTCTAATGCATTCCTACAAGCACAGCTTTGCTCTGCCTCTGTACCCAGCATTATATGTGTCCAAAACACGGCTGGCCTTCTGTACTCTATTTTAA